One Fusarium falciforme chromosome 1, complete sequence genomic window carries:
- a CDS encoding Telomere-reg-2 domain-containing protein has product MDDLLTPVSTTYLKPRNEPQQLLTEVKPIIEHKKITSISTPDEALDALKSQPDYDTLIAVLKFLNGDKPASDGFSFQTPNPKSAAIVYLLVSEIVPNYYTLLVEGAAEHDDSSEEPHVELLLRCLRSSTGLNATMTQIRALIQESRLGGKEEKRSDISLNLGILLDMLASLLRGFESIREIWASSVKPLTNAGLQRVQAQKLGSLLTNGQIVSVSAEALEIVGRDRVRNESHWIADGLEYSRWMGNSTVSWVKSSPRAEEMTFCSDLFQKSLSLHHSETLIKIAIDRLLLSKGVSPSYFVNLAFSQPRSSKKILHLVLQHISQKHLGHLDLGDTSSDEKVSAAANIIKQLTLDDEARRNIMIDWCASSSGAGLGDGIGIRRAVIAALSQDRDAITTVLEKSLAQFGDELYIKHAAILQQDVHTQILLLAAGYVHRLSPIKLTLLMRAGSYMTTISNRIGSSQARAQFLGLVVGESLSALIDDNKKRLDFKMEETETEEAQQLKSLTKVSDAIGPIEPILSDPATETLTQPRKSTTKPKPAQKKQKQKKKPLIAEVKPKAIIEEIGSSDEEDDDLAPYSKDSDPEDSDDDATLVERNRPKPPVYIRDLITFFRDSESYDKQKLALQTAPVLIRRKANYGTEVSYHADELAGLLVGIQDKFEMDDFQDLRLQGMVALVVSQPKTMAPWFARTFFEGDYSLSQRTSILITLGLSARELAGFEVSQYQSAAAFPSKRLPEKMEQLYLEPASNSNTNVLPASQLKALPPNALDSISQSLTSSFLAPLAAEAADANTGPDILKLQSFTARYKSKSKSKPRVRAIPNTTAALLASSFFSPLTAHFQVALRSAKPIILNPALLALYLQTLGIIVHAAGPSTLSLPQLTAELWDLLLGVRVHVLGDLGAMKGWLVAMASLLEVNGGDMRRLCEAQGREVMETREWVAMVFERTRGEDGGEENEVKMLAAGVLIKLGEAIEKYQALLMGDMIGFQ; this is encoded by the exons atggacGACCTACTCACCCCCGTCAGCACCACCTATCTCAAGCCTCGAAACGAGCCTCAACAGCTCTTAACAGAAGTGAAGCCGATCATTGAGCATAAAAAGATCACTTCCATCTCGACTCCGGATGAAGCTTTGGACGCTCTCAAGAGCCAGCCAGATTACGACACTCTCATCGCAGTCCTAAAATTCCTAAATGGCGACAAGCCTGCATCCGACGGCTTCTCATTCCAAACTCCAAACCCGAAGAGCGCCGCCATCGTGTACCTTCTAGTTTCCGAGATTGTACCAAACTACTACACGCTGCTTGTTGAGGGAGCTGCCGAGCACGATGACTCGTCAGAGGAACCTCATGTTGAGCTCCTGCTGCGCTGCCTCCGTAGCTCAACAGGTCTCAACGCGACCATGACTCAGATCAGAGCTCTCATTCAAGAATCACGGCTGGGCGGGAAAGAGGAGAAGCGCAGTGATATTTCTCTCAACCTCGGCATTCTCTTGGATATGCTAGCCTCTCTCCTGCGTGGTTTCGAATCGATCCGCGAGATATGGGCCTCGTCAGTGAAGCCGCTTACCAACGCAGGTCTTCAGAGAGTTCAGGCGCAGAAACTTGGCTCTCTACTCACAAACGGCCAGATCGTGTCCGTCTCTGCCGAGGCCCTCGAGATTGTCGGGCGCGATCGAGTGCGTAACGAGAGTCACTGGATAGCCGATGGACTGGAGTATAGCAGATGGATGGGGAACAGTACTGTGTCATGGGTCAAGTCTTCACCCAGGGCCGAAGAGATGACATTCTGCTCTGACCTCTTCCAGAAGTCATTATCCCTTCATCACTCAG AAACTCTCATCAAGATTGCCATTGATAGGCTTCTCCTTTCTAAAGGTGTTTCCCCCAGTTATTTCGTCAATTTGGCCTTCAGCCAGCCACGATCATCCAAGAAAATCCTCCATCTTGTTCTCCAGCATATTTCCCAGAAGCATCTTGGCCACCTAGACCTCGGCGACACATCTTCCGACGAGAAAGTCTCTGCAGCTGCAAACATAATCAAGCAACTAACCCTAGACGAtgaggcgaggaggaataTTATGATAGACTGGTGCGCCTCATCCTCTGGTGCTGGACTTGGCGACGGCATCGGCATCCGCCGTGCTGTAATAGCTGCCCTTTCACAGGACCGAGATGCTATTACTACTGTCTTGGAGAAGTCTCTTGCTCAGTTCGGAGATGAGTTGTACATAAAACATGCGGCAATACTACAGCAGGATG TTCACACTCAAATCTTGCTCCTCGCCGCTGGCTATGTGCACAGGCTTTCGCCCATCAAGCTGACTCTGCTCATGCGGGCAGGCTCATACATGACCACTATCTCCAACAGAATCGGCTCTAGCCAGGCCAGGGCGCAATTCCTCGGTCTAGTTGTTGGAGAATCCCTCTCAGCTCTTAtcgacgacaacaagaaaCGACTGGATTTCAAGATGGAAGAGACGGAAACCGAAGAGGCGCAGCAGCTCAAGAGCCTCACAAAGGTCTCTGATGCTATAGGACCCATTGAGCCCATCCTATCAGATCCTGCAACAGAGACGTTAACCCAACCTCGGAAGTCTACGACAAAACCCAAACCTGCCCAGAAGAAACaaaagcagaagaagaagcctctTATCGCCGAGGTCAAGCCAAAGGCTATCATCGAGGAGATCGGTTCTtctgatgaagaagatgacgatctTGCTCCCTATTCCAAAGACTCCGACCCCGAGGATTCCGATGACGATGCTACGCTGGTTGAACGCAACAGACCAAAGCCTCCCGTCTACATTCGAGACCTCATCACCTTCTTCCGCGACTCAGAATCGTACGACAAGCAGAAGCTCGCCCTCCAGACCGCACCGGTCCTCATCCGTCGCAAGGCAAACTACGGCACCGAGGTCAGCTACCATGCCGACGAGTTGGCTGGGCTGCTCGTGGGCATACAGGACAAATTCGAGATGGACGACTTTCAAGATCTGCGGCTTCAGGGTATGGTTGCCTTGGTAGTCTCTCAACCCAAGACCATGGCACCTTGGTTCGCACGCACGTTTTTCGAGGGCGACTACTCCCTTTCTCAGCGAACCTCAATTCTTATCACCCTCGGTCTATCGGCGCGTGAGCTAGCTGGCTTTGAAGTATCGCAGTATCAGTCAGCTGCTGCTTTCCCATCCAAACGACTCCCTGAGAAGATGGAACAGCTCTACCTCGAACCCGCCAGTAACAGCAATACCAACGTCCTCCCTGCTTCCCAGCTCAAGGCACTCCCCCCCAATGCCCTTGACAGCATCTCTCAATCCCTAACATCCTCTTTCCTCGCCCCCCTAGCCGCAGAAGCTGCTGATGCCAACACGGGGCCGGATATCCTCAAGCTTCAGAGCTTCACAGCACGTtacaagtccaagtccaagtccaagcctCGTGTGCGCGCCATCCCCAACACCACGGCTGCCCTCCTCgcgtcgtccttcttctcgccgcTCACGGCTCACTTCCAGGTCGCCCTCCGCTCTGCAAAGCCCATCATCCTCAATCCCGCACTCCTGGCACTGTATCTGCAGACTCTCGGTATCATCGTCCATGCCGCGGGACCTTCCACACTTTCGCTTCCTCAGCTGACGGCGGAGTTGTGGGATCTGCTTCTCGGCGTAAGGGTACATGTCTTGGGCGATCTCGGTGCTATGAAAGGATGGCTCGTGGCCATGGCTTCACTCTTAGAGGTCAACGGTGGCGACATGCGTCGACTCTGCGAAGCGCAGGGCAGGGAGGTGATGGAGACGAGAGAGTGGGTAGCCATGGTATTTGAGAGAACGAGAGGAGAGGACGGTGGGGAGGAGAATGAGGTCAAGATGTTGGCTGCAGGCGTGTTGATCAAGTTGGGTGAGGCCATTGAGAAGTATCAGGCTTTGTTGATGGGAGACATGATTGGGTTTCAATAG